One region of Salinibacterium sp. TMP30 genomic DNA includes:
- a CDS encoding ATPase, T2SS/T4P/T4SS family, which translates to MSNAVVTIADQVRQRVRRDGVDLSRDSELASRYVRDEVRRYSERALGGSVPLLADEAQAAREVVAALTGYGPLQPFFDDDTVEELWINGPEHVFVARNGVPEFTGIRLTDSQVRDLVERMLQTSGRRVDLSSPFVDASLPDGSRLHVVIPDVTRKHWAVNVRKFSQRIRDLDRLVELGSLTQHAADYLRLCVLSGQNIVVSGATQSGKTTMLNALLAAGRPNERVVTVEETFELSVPSHDSVGMQCRQPSLEGTGEISLRRLIKEALRMRPDRLVVGEVRDAESLDLLIALNSGLPGMSSIHANSAREALVKLCTLPLLAGRNIDSAFVVPTVASSVDVVVHCELTANGTRRVVEIASLSGEVSDGAVESSALFRTVQGTLIQTGVVPARLSKFRAAGVDPVSLLLTAVA; encoded by the coding sequence ATGTCTAACGCCGTGGTGACCATTGCTGATCAGGTTCGCCAGCGGGTTCGCCGCGATGGCGTCGACCTTTCGCGAGACAGCGAACTTGCGTCTCGCTATGTTCGGGATGAGGTGCGGCGCTATAGCGAGCGGGCGCTCGGTGGTTCGGTGCCGCTGCTCGCAGATGAAGCGCAAGCAGCCCGCGAGGTGGTTGCCGCGCTGACCGGGTACGGTCCGCTCCAACCGTTCTTTGACGATGACACCGTTGAGGAACTCTGGATCAACGGACCCGAGCACGTTTTTGTTGCCCGCAACGGTGTGCCTGAGTTCACGGGCATCCGCCTCACTGATTCCCAAGTGCGTGATCTGGTGGAGCGGATGCTGCAAACTTCCGGTCGTCGCGTAGATCTGAGCTCTCCATTCGTTGATGCCTCCTTGCCCGATGGTTCGCGACTGCATGTGGTGATTCCGGATGTCACCCGCAAGCACTGGGCGGTGAACGTTCGCAAATTCAGTCAGCGCATTCGCGACCTCGATCGTCTCGTCGAACTCGGCAGCCTCACCCAGCATGCCGCCGACTACTTACGATTGTGTGTGCTGTCTGGCCAGAACATTGTGGTGTCTGGCGCAACCCAAAGTGGCAAAACCACGATGCTCAACGCCTTGCTCGCTGCGGGCAGACCCAATGAGCGGGTGGTCACCGTTGAGGAGACGTTCGAGCTGAGTGTACCCAGCCACGACAGCGTCGGCATGCAGTGTCGCCAACCCAGCCTTGAGGGCACGGGCGAGATCAGCTTGCGCAGACTGATTAAGGAGGCACTGCGGATGCGCCCCGACAGGCTCGTGGTCGGCGAAGTGCGCGACGCCGAATCGCTCGACCTGCTGATCGCCCTTAACAGTGGACTTCCCGGGATGTCGAGCATCCACGCCAACAGTGCACGCGAAGCGCTGGTGAAGCTCTGCACCCTGCCCCTGCTCGCCGGCCGCAATATCGATTCAGCCTTTGTGGTGCCCACAGTTGCGAGTTCAGTGGATGTTGTCGTGCACTGTGAGCTGACGGCTAACGGCACGAGGCGGGTCGTCGAGATCGCGTCACTCAGCGGGGAGGTCAGTGATGGGGCTGTCGAGAGTTCGGCTCTTTTCCGAACAGTGCAGGGCACCCTCATCCAGACCGGCGTCGTTCCTGCGCGACTCTCCAAGTTCCGTGCTGCCGGAGTCGACCCGGTTTCGCTGCTGTTGACGGCTGTCGCATGA
- a CDS encoding BCCT family transporter → MTAESTLPSEPGAPERPKATRLLAPWVFWPAAGLVIAITAFSMIAPTMANTVFDTLQSSVVNSFSWYYVLIAAFFVAFALWLGFSRFGDIKLGKDDDKPEFSMISWISFLFAAGMGIGLVFYGVAEPLSHFANPRPGVTGNEIELAQQAMSQTFLHWGVHAWAIYVVVGLALAYAIHRRGRPISIRWTLEPLLGKRVHGGWGNLIDVIALVGTVFGVATSLGLGVLQISAGLEKNGVAESNLTTQIVVIVVIVAFTILSLVSGIGRGMKWLSTTNLLLAAVLLVFLLIVGPTAFLFREFVQSMGNYLQNFIGLSFTVSAYAGDAGEQWQASWTTFYWGWWMSWAPFVGVFIARVSKGRTVREFVGGVMLVPTVLTFLWFSVLGGNAIYRELYGQGGLIAADGSVDADSALFDLLADLPAGTALTFGAILLIGIFFVTSADSGALVMSMIATGGSAEPPKRIRIFFALLASFLAIALLVTGGLQTLQTAAILSALPFSVVMLMMCAATVTAFSRERRAYDRARRAQFVDQIGDFYGLEVEEPLLREPVHPLRAALDRLRKKAAQTGGGISQGTEDAILADTKLPSPDNIAQADAIVEDEVERLQSEQETKGKRDSSKD, encoded by the coding sequence ATGACCGCAGAATCGACCCTCCCTTCAGAACCCGGAGCGCCGGAGAGACCTAAAGCAACACGCTTATTGGCACCCTGGGTGTTCTGGCCAGCCGCCGGTCTGGTCATTGCGATTACGGCGTTCTCGATGATCGCGCCAACGATGGCCAATACTGTGTTCGACACTCTGCAGTCAAGCGTCGTCAACTCGTTCAGTTGGTACTACGTGTTGATTGCTGCGTTCTTTGTCGCGTTCGCGCTGTGGCTTGGTTTCAGCCGTTTCGGTGACATCAAGCTAGGCAAGGATGATGACAAGCCCGAGTTCTCGATGATCTCGTGGATCTCCTTCCTTTTCGCTGCCGGCATGGGCATCGGCCTCGTCTTCTACGGGGTTGCCGAGCCGCTCAGTCACTTTGCGAACCCTCGCCCAGGCGTCACGGGTAACGAGATTGAACTTGCGCAGCAGGCGATGAGCCAAACGTTCCTGCACTGGGGCGTGCACGCGTGGGCTATTTACGTGGTTGTCGGGCTCGCACTCGCCTACGCAATCCATCGTCGCGGTCGACCCATTTCCATCCGCTGGACGCTCGAGCCGCTGCTCGGCAAGCGGGTTCATGGCGGCTGGGGCAACCTCATCGACGTCATAGCTCTCGTCGGTACCGTTTTCGGTGTTGCCACATCGCTCGGCCTCGGCGTTCTTCAGATCTCCGCTGGCCTCGAAAAGAACGGTGTCGCCGAGTCAAACCTCACCACTCAGATTGTGGTAATCGTCGTTATCGTTGCGTTCACCATCCTGTCTCTCGTTTCGGGTATCGGCCGCGGCATGAAATGGCTCTCCACAACCAACCTCTTGCTCGCTGCGGTGCTCCTGGTGTTTCTGCTGATTGTTGGTCCGACAGCGTTCCTATTCCGCGAGTTCGTGCAGTCGATGGGTAACTACCTGCAGAACTTCATCGGTCTCAGCTTCACTGTCAGCGCCTATGCTGGCGACGCGGGCGAGCAGTGGCAGGCCAGCTGGACCACCTTCTACTGGGGCTGGTGGATGTCGTGGGCACCGTTCGTCGGTGTGTTCATTGCGCGTGTTTCCAAGGGCCGTACTGTGCGCGAGTTTGTCGGCGGCGTGATGCTTGTCCCCACGGTTCTCACGTTCCTCTGGTTCAGTGTGCTCGGCGGAAACGCCATCTACCGGGAGCTTTATGGCCAGGGTGGCCTCATTGCCGCAGACGGATCAGTGGATGCTGATTCTGCTCTGTTTGATCTGCTTGCCGATTTGCCGGCAGGCACCGCTCTCACGTTCGGGGCCATCTTGCTGATCGGTATCTTCTTTGTCACCTCCGCAGATTCGGGGGCGCTCGTGATGTCGATGATCGCCACCGGTGGCTCAGCAGAGCCCCCCAAGCGCATCCGCATCTTCTTCGCGCTACTGGCCTCGTTCTTGGCTATCGCACTGCTGGTGACGGGCGGGCTGCAGACGCTGCAAACCGCAGCGATTCTCTCCGCCTTGCCTTTTAGTGTGGTGATGCTCATGATGTGCGCGGCCACAGTGACGGCGTTCAGCCGCGAGCGACGCGCTTATGACCGAGCGCGACGTGCTCAGTTCGTCGATCAGATCGGTGACTTTTATGGGCTCGAAGTCGAGGAGCCACTTCTTCGCGAACCCGTCCACCCGCTTCGCGCCGCACTTGACCGTCTACGAAAGAAGGCCGCGCAAACTGGCGGGGGAATCTCGCAGGGCACAGAAGACGCGATCCTTGCCGACACCAAATTGCCCTCGCCCGACAATATTGCGCAGGCTGACGCAATCGTTGAAGACGAGGTGGAGAGGTTGCAGTCAGAGCAGGAGACTAAGGGCAAGCGAGACTCATCGAAGGATTAG
- a CDS encoding LysE family translocator yields MIPTTNVIAFVLVALPIILIPGPSVLFLIGRSLSLGKLGGIISSLGNATGGVVLVFGVAFGVGTIIAQSVIAFTVVKYLGAAYLIYLGVQAIRQRNAHATADAGVPKTRSRWRIFGQGFIVGITNPKATVFFVAVLPQFVSFGAASVQLQLLALGMIFMAIAVVTDTSWALAAGFARDWFASSPHRITNLSAVGGVALIGLGIGSLFIPHAKQ; encoded by the coding sequence ATGATCCCCACGACCAACGTAATCGCGTTCGTGCTCGTCGCGCTGCCGATCATCCTGATCCCCGGGCCCAGTGTGCTATTTCTCATCGGCCGGTCGCTGTCACTAGGCAAGCTGGGTGGGATTATCAGTTCCCTTGGCAACGCCACCGGCGGTGTAGTGCTCGTGTTTGGTGTCGCGTTCGGTGTCGGAACCATCATCGCGCAATCCGTGATCGCATTCACCGTAGTGAAGTACTTGGGTGCCGCCTACCTCATCTACTTGGGCGTGCAGGCAATTCGCCAGCGCAATGCGCATGCCACAGCGGATGCTGGCGTGCCGAAAACGCGCTCACGGTGGCGGATCTTTGGCCAAGGCTTCATTGTCGGAATCACGAATCCCAAAGCGACCGTGTTTTTCGTTGCCGTCTTGCCACAATTCGTGAGTTTCGGCGCCGCGAGTGTGCAACTTCAGTTGCTGGCGCTGGGCATGATCTTCATGGCCATAGCAGTGGTCACAGATACTTCCTGGGCGTTGGCGGCAGGGTTTGCCCGCGATTGGTTCGCAAGCTCACCCCACCGCATCACCAACCTGTCAGCGGTCGGCGGCGTTGCCCTCATCGGGCTCGGCATTGGTTCTCTATTTATCCCTCACGCTAAGCAATAG
- a CDS encoding Gfo/Idh/MocA family oxidoreductase — MFPTTFPAPIVPAADSVPALRWGILAPGGIAATFAEAVQAHTNQKLVAVASRSLDRAQNFARTWGIADAYSDYAELLASPDIDVVYIAAQQHVHRDLALQAVAAGKHILVEKPFAMNGAEAREIVAAARAAGTFAMEAMWTRYLPQTSVIAQLLADGVLGDIKLVTADHGQNMPVGHRVRALDSGGGALLDLGIYPIAFASQILGTPTAIHNVGSLIDTGVDAQSLLTCSYASGAQAQLNTSLRVRTPTTASIAGENALLQIGGPFFTPSGFTLSKPSFDGESIHWADESGIVGHRGLSYQATALAGYVDQSLTESPIHSLAETIAILDTIDSARWQLGYRFESEK; from the coding sequence TTGTTTCCCACCACGTTCCCGGCCCCGATCGTTCCCGCCGCGGATTCCGTGCCGGCACTGCGCTGGGGCATTCTCGCTCCGGGAGGAATCGCCGCGACCTTCGCCGAAGCAGTGCAAGCCCACACAAACCAAAAACTCGTCGCCGTGGCATCCCGCAGCCTTGACCGCGCCCAAAACTTCGCCAGAACGTGGGGCATCGCCGACGCTTACAGCGACTATGCCGAACTCCTTGCTAGCCCCGACATCGACGTCGTCTACATCGCCGCCCAGCAACACGTTCACCGCGACCTCGCACTGCAGGCTGTCGCCGCAGGCAAACACATCCTCGTAGAGAAGCCCTTCGCCATGAACGGTGCCGAAGCCCGTGAGATCGTCGCTGCCGCACGTGCTGCGGGTACTTTCGCAATGGAAGCAATGTGGACACGCTACCTTCCGCAAACCTCCGTGATAGCCCAGCTACTTGCCGACGGTGTTCTTGGCGACATCAAGCTCGTCACTGCCGACCACGGTCAAAATATGCCCGTCGGTCACCGCGTGCGTGCACTCGACAGCGGGGGAGGTGCCCTGCTTGATCTCGGCATCTACCCCATCGCGTTTGCCTCACAAATTCTGGGCACACCCACGGCCATCCACAATGTTGGCTCGCTCATCGACACCGGCGTTGACGCTCAATCGCTACTGACGTGCAGCTATGCCAGTGGAGCCCAGGCGCAGCTCAACACGAGCCTGCGCGTTCGCACACCCACTACGGCATCGATCGCCGGTGAGAATGCACTGCTCCAGATTGGCGGGCCATTTTTCACTCCCAGCGGTTTCACCCTCTCGAAGCCAAGTTTCGACGGAGAGTCGATTCACTGGGCCGACGAGTCTGGCATTGTCGGCCATCGCGGGCTCAGCTATCAGGCCACAGCACTCGCTGGTTACGTCGACCAAAGCTTGACTGAGTCGCCTATCCACTCGCTGGCTGAGACGATCGCCATCCTTGACACCATCGATAGTGCTCGCTGGCAACTGGGATACCGCTTCGAGTCAGAGAAGTAG
- a CDS encoding Tad domain-containing protein produces the protein MKQKTSTDPTTPREPSDQRDRSLALCDEQGSALLLTIFYAFLSLVLIFLVVAATSLYLERKRLFTLADGAALVGAESYDLDDVELTTSGYRPQLTAVKVALSVADYVAASQGDGFIDLQIVEATTTDAASSTVSLSSYWKPPFVSLLVPEGIRIDVTATARSVFS, from the coding sequence ATGAAGCAGAAAACGTCCACTGATCCGACCACGCCGAGAGAACCCAGCGACCAGCGCGACCGCAGCCTCGCTCTCTGCGACGAGCAAGGGTCCGCTCTCCTGCTCACGATCTTCTACGCGTTCCTTTCACTCGTGCTCATCTTTTTGGTGGTGGCCGCTACTTCGCTCTACCTTGAACGCAAACGTCTCTTTACCCTCGCGGATGGCGCCGCCCTCGTAGGTGCCGAGTCGTACGATCTCGATGACGTCGAATTGACTACCAGTGGGTACCGGCCACAGCTCACTGCAGTCAAAGTCGCCTTATCTGTCGCCGACTATGTCGCGGCGAGTCAGGGCGATGGATTTATCGACCTCCAGATAGTAGAGGCCACTACTACCGATGCGGCAAGCTCCACCGTGTCTCTTTCCTCGTATTGGAAACCACCGTTCGTGTCGCTACTGGTGCCTGAGGGTATCCGTATCGACGTGACAGCGACGGCGCGATCCGTATTCTCCTAG
- a CDS encoding metalloregulator ArsR/SmtB family transcription factor, with translation MVVLDERRPLYEIKANLFKGLAHPHRIRVLEILSSNDEASVSDMLAETGLEASHLSQHLSVLRRYGLVVSERRASVVYYRLALPQIAELLRVARVLLGEILTEQHAQLASVESLPVIPDAR, from the coding sequence ATGGTCGTTCTCGATGAGCGCAGGCCGCTCTATGAGATCAAGGCGAATCTCTTCAAAGGGCTCGCGCATCCGCACCGCATCCGCGTGCTCGAAATTTTGTCGAGCAATGACGAAGCATCGGTGTCAGACATGCTCGCCGAAACAGGACTTGAAGCATCCCACCTCTCGCAGCACCTCTCAGTACTGCGGCGCTATGGGCTCGTCGTCTCCGAACGGCGTGCGAGCGTCGTGTACTACCGACTCGCACTCCCGCAGATTGCCGAACTGCTGCGCGTTGCCCGCGTACTTCTCGGCGAGATTCTCACCGAGCAGCACGCCCAACTGGCGTCAGTCGAGTCCCTGCCCGTGATCCCCGACGCCCGATGA
- a CDS encoding TadE family protein, translating into MGVRLRADESGSAVVEFVLVSALLTVLTLSVIQLGLALHIRNTVLDAAAEGARFASLADTSLSDGATRTRDLISTALSPGYAADVSASATSHLGHPSVIVTVRTPLPLLGLIGIEDGLEVSAHAPIEQVR; encoded by the coding sequence ATGGGTGTGCGACTTCGCGCAGACGAGTCCGGTTCCGCCGTCGTCGAGTTCGTGCTTGTCTCTGCACTACTGACGGTCCTCACACTCAGCGTCATCCAGTTGGGGCTAGCACTCCACATCCGAAACACAGTGTTGGACGCAGCGGCAGAAGGCGCCCGCTTCGCTTCCCTTGCTGACACCTCGTTGAGCGATGGCGCCACCCGCACCCGTGATCTCATCTCGACCGCGCTTTCGCCGGGGTACGCCGCTGATGTGTCGGCGAGCGCGACGAGCCATCTTGGGCATCCTTCGGTCATCGTCACCGTTCGCACGCCCCTGCCACTGTTGGGGCTGATCGGAATCGAGGACGGTTTGGAGGTGTCTGCGCATGCGCCGATCGAGCAGGTTCGCTAG
- a CDS encoding SulP family inorganic anion transporter, producing the protein MNASKKSLKSLRSLRSLLPSRQDYRGLRTSWRGDVLAGITVGIVALPLALAFGVSSGTGAEAGLITAIVAGIVAAVFGGSNVQVSGPTGAMVVVLAPIVASQGIEAVAIVTVLAGIIVVIAGVLRLGRTVSYIPWPVIEGFTVGIGIIIFLQQLPSALGTEGTEHPTNAIFAAGAFITAAQWPAALLPLGVVAAVIAIMLLLSRISGRLPASFIAIAIATIVAQALSLPLATIGELPASLPAPTVPSFSFDLTTLIGPAFAVAALASIESLLSARVASSMSDTGPYNADRELVGQGLASIASSFFGGMPATGAIARTAVNVRSGGRTRLSAVVHALALLIVVYLAAQVVAVIPLAALSGVLMATAARMVSPTLIKQMLRTGRSEAAVFVITGVITVSFDLIIAVGIGIAAAAFFALRALSKASGVHREELPGSPEPGDERIALFRIDGSLFFGAAERLIDRINDHEGIEVVIVRLSQLHLIDATGAHTLTELITALEKRGVTVIIKGIRPEHLDVLKRLGVISSLRHPNHLFAELEPAIEHARSHIRRSTLADEAATD; encoded by the coding sequence ATGAACGCGTCAAAGAAGTCACTGAAGTCGCTGCGGTCACTGAGGTCGCTGCTTCCCAGTCGGCAGGACTACCGCGGACTTCGCACAAGTTGGCGCGGCGATGTGCTGGCCGGCATCACCGTCGGCATCGTCGCGCTGCCGCTCGCCCTCGCCTTCGGAGTCAGTTCCGGCACGGGTGCCGAAGCAGGCCTGATCACCGCCATCGTCGCCGGAATCGTCGCCGCCGTCTTCGGCGGATCCAACGTGCAAGTCTCGGGCCCCACCGGCGCCATGGTCGTGGTTCTTGCCCCCATCGTTGCCAGTCAAGGCATCGAAGCTGTCGCGATTGTTACCGTGCTCGCGGGCATCATCGTCGTCATCGCCGGCGTGCTGAGACTCGGCCGCACCGTCAGCTACATCCCCTGGCCTGTCATCGAAGGCTTCACCGTTGGCATTGGCATCATCATTTTCCTGCAGCAACTGCCCTCCGCTCTGGGAACCGAAGGCACCGAGCACCCCACCAACGCAATATTCGCCGCGGGCGCCTTTATCACCGCCGCGCAGTGGCCTGCTGCCCTGCTGCCACTCGGGGTCGTCGCCGCCGTAATCGCCATCATGTTGCTGCTCTCGCGCATCAGCGGACGCCTCCCCGCCTCTTTCATCGCCATCGCGATCGCGACGATTGTCGCGCAAGCACTCTCGCTGCCACTGGCGACGATCGGTGAACTTCCCGCCTCGTTGCCCGCACCCACCGTGCCCTCGTTCAGCTTTGACCTCACAACCCTGATCGGTCCAGCCTTCGCCGTCGCCGCGCTCGCGTCAATCGAATCGCTCCTCTCCGCCCGGGTCGCCTCCAGCATGTCTGACACCGGGCCCTACAACGCCGATCGCGAACTCGTGGGTCAGGGCCTGGCATCCATTGCGTCCAGCTTCTTTGGGGGGATGCCGGCCACCGGTGCCATTGCCCGCACCGCCGTGAATGTGCGCTCTGGCGGTCGAACGCGCCTCTCAGCGGTCGTGCACGCTCTCGCGCTGCTCATCGTCGTCTATCTCGCCGCGCAAGTCGTCGCGGTCATCCCGTTGGCTGCACTCTCGGGCGTTCTGATGGCCACCGCCGCCCGCATGGTGTCCCCCACCCTGATCAAGCAAATGCTGCGCACCGGACGATCCGAAGCCGCCGTGTTTGTCATCACCGGGGTGATCACGGTCAGCTTTGACCTCATCATCGCTGTTGGCATCGGCATCGCCGCCGCCGCGTTCTTCGCCCTCCGAGCTCTCAGCAAGGCCAGCGGCGTTCACCGTGAAGAACTACCCGGCTCCCCCGAACCCGGCGACGAACGCATCGCTCTGTTCCGCATCGACGGCTCACTATTCTTTGGTGCAGCAGAACGACTCATCGACCGCATCAACGACCACGAGGGCATCGAAGTGGTGATCGTGCGCCTCTCACAACTACACCTCATAGACGCCACCGGTGCTCACACCCTCACCGAACTCATCACCGCCCTCGAGAAACGCGGCGTAACCGTCATCATCAAGGGCATCCGCCCCGAACATCTGGATGTGCTGAAACGGCTAGGAGTGATCAGCTCGCTTCGACATCCCAACCATCTGTTTGCCGAACTCGAGCCCGCGATCGAACACGCCCGCTCGCACATTCGGCGGTCGACGCTCGCGGACGAGGCAGCAACGGACTGA
- a CDS encoding SDR family oxidoreductase, with protein sequence MKRIVIVGGHGKIALSLAELLSGRGHHVHSLIRNSDQEADISATGAMPVLADIEALSAEELSEIFTGNDTIVFAAGAGGASMERTYAVDRDAAIRTMDAAAHAGVDRYIMLSYKGASLDHGVPEDNDFFAYAESKAAADDHLRKGPLHYTIVGPGPLSSERASGMIDVGDAATAEQASRDNVAQVLAEVIDSDNTIGHTIEFMDGSTPIADAVAAIA encoded by the coding sequence ATGAAACGAATCGTTATCGTCGGCGGCCACGGCAAGATTGCTCTGAGCCTCGCGGAGCTACTCAGTGGAAGGGGACACCACGTGCACTCCCTGATTCGCAACTCTGACCAAGAAGCCGACATCAGCGCCACCGGCGCAATGCCTGTCCTCGCGGATATCGAAGCGCTCAGCGCCGAAGAGCTATCCGAAATCTTCACAGGGAACGACACCATTGTGTTCGCTGCCGGTGCCGGTGGGGCAAGCATGGAGAGAACCTACGCCGTCGACCGCGACGCTGCAATTCGCACAATGGATGCCGCAGCTCACGCAGGCGTCGACCGCTACATCATGCTGTCCTACAAGGGAGCCAGCCTCGACCATGGTGTACCAGAAGACAACGATTTCTTCGCCTACGCCGAATCAAAGGCCGCAGCCGACGACCACCTCCGCAAAGGCCCGCTGCACTACACAATCGTGGGCCCGGGCCCACTGTCGAGCGAACGAGCATCCGGGATGATCGATGTTGGTGACGCAGCAACCGCGGAGCAGGCATCCCGCGACAATGTGGCCCAGGTTCTCGCCGAAGTCATCGACAGCGATAACACGATAGGTCACACCATCGAGTTCATGGATGGTTCGACGCCGATCGCGGACGCGGTCGCCGCTATTGCTTAG
- a CDS encoding type II secretion system F family protein: MSDSLAWAVVAGIAGGLGLWSILSLIPRLSRPTLANRVAPYVIDVSAGAREHVAPRSVGPLPVLGVLFVPAAQWLRSTLASVAGGGDQIARRLRQAGSEMGVEAYRSQQLLAMLGGAMLGVVFDVTIANAQQVPLIAQLVLAIVGGVLGITARDYLLQRSAKGRIRRLTAELPVVLEFLALSLSAGEGILDAVRRISQVSGGELSRELARVVAAVNTGLPFGETLGVLSRELELPPFARCVDQILGALDRGSPLSEVLQAQAQDAREESKRELLELAGKKEVAMLFPLVFLILPITIAFAIFPGIFVLQVGF; this comes from the coding sequence ATGAGCGACTCTCTTGCGTGGGCAGTCGTTGCGGGAATTGCCGGTGGGCTGGGGTTGTGGTCGATTCTTAGTCTCATTCCACGGCTGAGTCGGCCCACTCTTGCCAACCGTGTTGCACCCTACGTGATCGACGTTTCGGCGGGAGCCCGCGAGCATGTTGCACCGCGTTCGGTCGGGCCGCTTCCTGTGCTCGGGGTGCTGTTCGTGCCGGCCGCACAATGGTTGCGCAGCACCTTGGCGTCGGTTGCTGGTGGCGGAGACCAGATTGCACGTCGGTTGCGCCAGGCTGGGTCTGAGATGGGTGTTGAAGCGTATCGCTCGCAGCAACTGCTCGCGATGCTGGGGGGCGCGATGCTCGGGGTTGTGTTCGACGTCACAATCGCGAACGCGCAACAGGTTCCCCTCATTGCACAGCTGGTGCTCGCGATAGTCGGCGGCGTGCTGGGCATTACGGCCCGCGACTACCTTTTGCAGCGCTCGGCAAAGGGCCGAATCCGACGACTCACGGCAGAGCTTCCCGTCGTGCTCGAGTTCTTGGCCCTGAGCCTGTCTGCCGGCGAAGGAATCTTGGATGCGGTGCGCCGGATTTCACAGGTCAGTGGCGGCGAGCTTTCTCGAGAACTCGCTCGCGTAGTCGCAGCCGTAAACACGGGGCTCCCGTTCGGAGAAACCCTCGGCGTGCTGTCGCGCGAGCTCGAGCTGCCGCCCTTTGCGCGCTGTGTTGATCAAATCTTGGGCGCACTCGACCGGGGCTCACCGCTGTCGGAGGTGTTGCAGGCCCAGGCTCAGGATGCTCGTGAAGAGTCCAAGCGCGAACTGCTCGAACTCGCAGGCAAAAAAGAAGTGGCGATGCTCTTCCCGCTGGTGTTCCTTATCTTGCCGATCACGATCGCTTTCGCGATCTTCCCCGGAATCTTCGTACTGCAGGTCGGGTTCTAG
- a CDS encoding type II secretion system F family protein, whose protein sequence is MSLLLGIALAVGTVLIAATFLWPERRERRVRGRSAWSLRLRERLVQAGLPTTSPMVVVLVALVLAIAVGALTFVLTSVLAVVVCAAATALLAPMLAISWRARVRRRATRVVWPDVVDQLVSAVRSGLALPDSLMTLAHTGPAVTRSAFVAFSQRYRATGNFSISVDELKVALADPVADRILETLRMSREVGGSELTNILRSLSIYLRQEAAIRSEIEARQSWVMNAARLGLAAPWVVLFLLTTRPEAALAYNSTGGIALIVAGLALSVIAYRIMAGIGRFPEQPRWFA, encoded by the coding sequence ATGAGTCTTCTGTTGGGCATCGCGCTCGCGGTGGGAACAGTGCTGATCGCTGCGACATTCCTGTGGCCGGAACGACGCGAACGACGCGTGCGAGGTCGATCTGCCTGGTCTCTGCGGCTGCGGGAACGACTCGTGCAGGCGGGGTTGCCGACAACAAGTCCCATGGTTGTCGTGTTGGTCGCACTCGTTCTCGCTATCGCTGTCGGGGCACTCACCTTCGTTCTTACTTCGGTTCTTGCGGTCGTGGTGTGTGCGGCGGCGACCGCGCTCCTGGCTCCGATGCTCGCGATCAGCTGGCGTGCGCGAGTGCGCCGTCGCGCGACCCGGGTTGTGTGGCCAGACGTGGTTGACCAGCTGGTGTCGGCCGTGCGCTCGGGGCTCGCCCTTCCCGACAGCCTCATGACTCTCGCTCATACTGGTCCCGCAGTAACCCGCAGTGCGTTTGTGGCCTTTTCCCAGCGGTATCGCGCGACGGGCAACTTCTCGATTTCGGTAGACGAACTGAAGGTAGCGCTAGCCGATCCCGTCGCCGACCGCATCCTTGAAACTCTGCGGATGTCGAGGGAGGTCGGCGGCAGTGAACTCACAAACATCCTGCGCAGCCTCAGCATCTACCTCCGCCAAGAGGCGGCGATTCGTTCAGAAATCGAGGCTCGCCAGTCGTGGGTCATGAACGCGGCTCGCCTGGGTTTGGCGGCTCCGTGGGTGGTGCTGTTCTTGCTCACTACACGGCCTGAGGCAGCACTTGCGTACAACTCAACCGGCGGTATCGCGCTCATCGTTGCCGGCCTTGCGCTTTCCGTTATTGCGTATCGGATCATGGCGGGTATTGGCCGCTTTCCTGAGCAGCCGAGGTGGTTTGCATGA